A region from the Beduinella massiliensis genome encodes:
- a CDS encoding amidohydrolase has translation MLLIRGGMVHDAVRREPYAADVLIQAGKIERIAPGISCEGAEVFDAAGLQVYPGFVEAHGHSGLDGYGIGYEGQDYNEMGDILSPQLRAIDAIQPMDFALKEAREAGVTCMCVGPGSANVLGGTFAAIKPWGLRVENMLVKAEVAMKCAFGENPKRCYRDKGNSCRMSTAAKLREMLFKAREYDRKIRAAGDDEDKLPPFDMKLNALLPVIRGEMPLKAHAHQADDLFTALRIAREFGVKITLEHCTEGHLVAEELAAEHVPLAVGPSLGHATKFELRNKTWETPGILSRAGCEVSIITDSPVIPQKYLPLCAGFAVQSGMDPFEALRAITINPARHIGVADRLGSLSVGKDADVVVTDGSPFEIATKVVAVFIDGRRVTA, from the coding sequence GTGCTGCTGATTCGGGGAGGCATGGTGCACGACGCGGTGCGGCGCGAGCCCTACGCTGCGGACGTGCTGATTCAGGCGGGTAAGATCGAGCGCATCGCGCCCGGCATTTCCTGCGAGGGGGCGGAGGTCTTCGACGCCGCGGGCCTTCAGGTGTATCCCGGCTTCGTGGAGGCGCACGGCCACAGCGGCCTGGACGGCTACGGCATCGGCTACGAGGGCCAGGACTACAACGAGATGGGCGACATCCTCTCGCCGCAGCTTCGCGCCATCGACGCCATTCAGCCCATGGACTTCGCCCTGAAGGAAGCGCGCGAGGCGGGCGTCACCTGCATGTGCGTCGGCCCAGGCAGCGCCAACGTGCTGGGCGGCACCTTCGCGGCGATCAAGCCCTGGGGCCTTCGCGTGGAGAACATGCTCGTCAAGGCGGAGGTTGCCATGAAGTGCGCCTTCGGTGAAAACCCCAAGCGCTGCTACCGGGATAAGGGCAACTCCTGCCGCATGTCCACGGCGGCGAAGCTGCGCGAGATGCTCTTCAAGGCCCGCGAGTACGACCGCAAAATCCGCGCGGCGGGGGACGACGAAGACAAGCTGCCGCCCTTTGACATGAAGCTCAACGCGCTGCTGCCCGTCATCCGGGGCGAAATGCCGCTCAAGGCGCACGCGCACCAGGCGGACGACCTGTTCACCGCGCTTCGCATCGCCCGGGAGTTCGGGGTCAAGATCACGCTGGAGCACTGCACCGAGGGCCACCTCGTGGCGGAGGAGCTGGCGGCGGAGCACGTGCCCTTGGCGGTCGGACCCTCGCTCGGCCACGCGACGAAGTTCGAGCTGCGCAACAAGACTTGGGAGACGCCGGGCATCCTGAGCCGGGCGGGCTGCGAGGTGTCCATCATCACCGATTCGCCGGTCATCCCGCAAAAGTACCTGCCGCTGTGCGCGGGCTTTGCGGTGCAGTCGGGCATGGACCCGTTCGAGGCGCTGCGCGCGATCACGATCAACCCCGCGCGCCACATCGGCGTGGCGGACCGGCTGGGCTCTCTTTCGGTGGGCAAGGACGCGGACGTGGTCGTGACGGACGGCTCGCCCTTTGAGATCGCCACGAAGGTCGTGGCCGTGTTCATCGACGGCAGGCGCGTGACGGCGTAA
- a CDS encoding extracellular solute-binding protein, whose amino-acid sequence MMKKLLCCVTALCILLTLCLTTGLAEEKTVVRMAVSGSVSEIALREETANLYMELHPDVEIKWIDLGDDRVVKTMALISSGEAPDILYMNENIYTYTTRGVLEPLTQYIEAEGEGYLDYFYDSLLAPLTYEGELYALPQEVSPYVIYYNKDLFDRYGVEYPTNDWTFDQWYETCRKLAHPDELVYAENIMAWADKFLQQLSRMGVEIYTDDMQGIWTAQPENYDKALAAFEWLNNAVAVEHICPDPAEQTAMGKGFSEMFRNQQVAMEASGLWSLPPYKDDPLTFSWDVVMSPLSQDGSRTTRAGILNWGIYSGSKNKEAAWDVLKFFVGHEGQKIVAKYNMALPGAQDDEANQMIIDSRFPESVKNFVDSVPFIEIQDSFSLCEDEVNNLLTAQLQSMILGEQTPQEALDNFNEEAVEILKEAIEG is encoded by the coding sequence ATGATGAAAAAGCTGCTTTGTTGTGTGACCGCGCTGTGCATTTTGCTTACCCTGTGCCTGACCACGGGCCTGGCGGAGGAAAAGACGGTCGTCAGAATGGCCGTCTCCGGCAGCGTATCCGAGATCGCGCTGCGCGAGGAAACCGCGAACCTTTACATGGAACTGCACCCCGATGTGGAAATCAAGTGGATCGACCTGGGCGACGACCGCGTCGTCAAGACCATGGCGCTCATCAGCTCCGGCGAGGCGCCCGACATCCTCTACATGAACGAAAACATCTACACCTACACCACGCGCGGCGTGCTTGAGCCCCTGACGCAGTACATCGAGGCGGAGGGCGAGGGCTACCTGGACTACTTCTACGACAGCCTGCTCGCGCCGCTCACCTACGAAGGGGAGCTGTACGCCCTGCCGCAGGAGGTTTCCCCGTACGTCATCTACTACAACAAGGACCTGTTCGACCGCTATGGCGTCGAATACCCGACCAACGACTGGACGTTCGACCAGTGGTACGAGACGTGCAGGAAGCTGGCGCACCCGGACGAGCTGGTCTACGCCGAAAACATCATGGCCTGGGCGGACAAGTTCCTCCAGCAGCTCAGCCGCATGGGCGTGGAAATCTACACCGACGACATGCAGGGCATCTGGACCGCGCAGCCGGAAAACTACGACAAGGCGCTGGCCGCGTTCGAGTGGCTGAACAACGCCGTGGCCGTGGAGCATATCTGCCCCGACCCGGCCGAGCAGACGGCCATGGGCAAGGGCTTCAGCGAGATGTTCCGCAACCAGCAGGTCGCCATGGAAGCCTCCGGCCTGTGGAGCCTTCCGCCCTACAAGGACGACCCGCTGACCTTTAGCTGGGACGTCGTGATGAGCCCCCTGAGCCAGGACGGCAGCCGCACCACGCGCGCGGGCATCCTGAACTGGGGCATCTACTCCGGCTCGAAGAACAAGGAAGCGGCGTGGGATGTGCTCAAGTTCTTCGTGGGCCACGAGGGGCAGAAGATCGTCGCCAAGTACAACATGGCGCTGCCGGGCGCGCAGGACGACGAGGCCAACCAGATGATCATCGACAGCAGGTTCCCGGAAAGCGTGAAGAACTTCGTCGATTCCGTGCCGTTTATCGAGATTCAGGACAGCTTCTCCCTGTGCGAGGACGAGGTCAACAACCTGCTGACCGCGCAGCTGCAATCCATGATTCTCGGGGAGCAGACGCCGCAGGAGGCGCTGGACAACTTTAACGAAGAGGCGGTGGAAATTTTAAAGGAAGCCATCGAGGGATGA
- a CDS encoding ABC transporter transmembrane domain-containing protein, which produces MAFEETEYTGKSFEPKIWKRLFPFLKRYRALLVMILVLNLYCALVDIVNPLLQRYAIDTFIAAGTTKGLALYAVCCVLIILSQTLAVLGFTRGSMTVEMRLGRDMKRECFTHLQTLSLSYYNVTPVGYILSRVMNDTNRIAGLVAWNFFDIVWALSYVLGVMAAMALLNVKLALVVMLIVPGIAVLTGFFQSRILKWNRKVRKVHSRITSAYNEGIMGAKTSKTLVIEDQNIEEFKEVTQEMRVSAVHASRLSAIYIPLVLFLSTMATAIVLVRGGRLTMENGMMLGTLSAFLSYAVGIFEPIQQLARTLSDFISVQANIERVTGLLDQRPLVVDKPEVVQKYGDCFTPKPENWEPIRGDIEFEDVSFRYPDGKEDVLSHFNLKIPAGTTVAIVGETGAGKSTLVNLACRFFEPTGGRILIDGRDYRERSQLWLHSSIGYVLQNPHLFTGTVMENIRYGRLDATDEEVIAAAKAVSADTVVEKLDKGYLSDVGEGGDRLSTGEKQLVSFARAVLCDPRIFVLDEATSSIDTQTEQLIQSAIEHLLGGRTSFLIAHRLSTIRHADIILVVQDGHIVEQGKHEELLKKRGYYHDLYVKQFEQEAQSRVIG; this is translated from the coding sequence ATGGCTTTTGAAGAAACCGAATATACCGGCAAATCGTTCGAGCCGAAGATCTGGAAGCGGCTGTTTCCCTTCCTCAAGCGCTACCGCGCGCTGCTCGTGATGATCCTCGTGCTGAACCTCTACTGCGCGCTGGTGGACATCGTGAACCCCCTGCTCCAGCGCTACGCCATCGACACCTTCATCGCGGCGGGCACGACGAAGGGCCTCGCGCTGTACGCGGTCTGCTGCGTGCTCATCATCCTCTCGCAGACGCTGGCGGTGCTCGGCTTCACGCGCGGCTCGATGACGGTGGAAATGCGCCTGGGCCGCGACATGAAGCGCGAATGCTTCACGCACCTGCAGACGCTCTCCCTTTCCTATTACAACGTGACGCCCGTGGGCTACATCCTCTCGCGCGTGATGAACGACACCAACCGCATCGCGGGGCTGGTCGCCTGGAACTTCTTCGACATCGTCTGGGCGCTTTCGTACGTGCTGGGCGTCATGGCCGCCATGGCGCTGCTCAACGTGAAGCTCGCGCTGGTCGTGATGCTGATCGTGCCCGGCATCGCGGTGCTGACCGGCTTTTTCCAAAGCCGCATCCTCAAGTGGAACCGCAAGGTGCGCAAGGTGCACTCGCGCATCACCAGCGCCTACAACGAGGGCATCATGGGCGCGAAGACGAGCAAGACGCTCGTCATCGAGGACCAGAACATCGAGGAATTCAAGGAAGTGACGCAGGAGATGCGCGTGAGCGCGGTGCATGCCTCGCGCCTGTCCGCGATCTACATCCCGCTGGTGCTGTTCCTCTCCACCATGGCGACCGCCATCGTGCTGGTGCGCGGCGGACGCCTGACGATGGAAAACGGCATGATGCTGGGCACGCTCTCCGCCTTCCTCTCCTACGCCGTGGGCATCTTCGAGCCCATTCAGCAGCTCGCGCGCACGCTGTCCGACTTCATCAGCGTACAGGCGAACATCGAGCGCGTGACCGGGCTGCTCGACCAGCGTCCGCTGGTCGTGGATAAGCCGGAGGTCGTGCAAAAGTACGGCGACTGCTTTACCCCCAAGCCCGAGAACTGGGAGCCCATCCGCGGCGACATCGAATTTGAGGACGTGTCCTTCCGCTACCCGGACGGCAAGGAGGACGTGCTCTCCCACTTCAACCTCAAGATCCCGGCGGGCACCACCGTCGCCATCGTCGGGGAGACGGGCGCGGGCAAGTCCACGCTGGTCAACCTCGCCTGCCGCTTCTTCGAGCCGACCGGCGGGCGCATCCTGATCGACGGGCGCGACTACCGCGAGCGCTCGCAGCTCTGGCTGCACTCCTCCATCGGCTACGTGCTGCAAAACCCGCACCTGTTCACCGGCACGGTCATGGAGAACATCCGCTACGGGCGGCTCGACGCCACCGACGAGGAGGTCATCGCCGCCGCCAAGGCCGTGTCGGCAGACACGGTGGTCGAAAAGCTCGACAAGGGCTACCTCTCCGACGTCGGCGAGGGCGGCGACCGCCTCTCCACCGGCGAAAAGCAGCTCGTCTCCTTCGCGCGCGCCGTGCTGTGCGACCCGCGCATCTTCGTGCTGGACGAGGCGACCAGCTCCATCGACACGCAGACCGAGCAGCTCATCCAGAGCGCCATCGAGCACCTGCTGGGCGGGCGCACCTCGTTCCTGATCGCGCACAGGCTTTCCACCATCCGCCACGCGGACATCATCCTCGTCGTGCAGGACGGGCACATCGTGGAGCAGGGCAAGCACGAGGAGCTCTTAAAGAAGCGCGGCTACTACCACGACCTGTACGTCAAGCAGTTCGAGCAGGAGGCGCAAAGCCGGGTGATCGGATAA
- a CDS encoding ABC transporter permease subunit: MVKPARLSRGRRALGGEGLWGAVFLLPTLVGFLVFTLIPVVMSLVYSFTKYDGVTAMKFIGLKNYTKLLGNKEFIESLWHTLYFAIGTVPVGCFLALFVAVVLNQKIRGKVIYRACFFIPSIVSMVAIAVVFQQMFNKDYGVVNQILGFFGVPAQGFFASTAQAMPCVIFVSVWKGIGVTIVIFLAGLTGVDPQLYEAADIDGAGAATKFFRITLPMMRATLTFVLINNTISSFQAFDQIYMLTSGGPAKATQTLSYLIYANAFQYWKLGYASAIAYIMFAIILVISILQLRVSRDEKN; encoded by the coding sequence ATGGTCAAGCCGGCACGTCTTTCCCGCGGCCGCAGGGCGCTGGGCGGCGAGGGCCTGTGGGGGGCGGTCTTCCTGCTGCCGACCCTCGTGGGCTTTCTGGTATTTACGCTGATCCCGGTGGTCATGTCGCTGGTCTACAGCTTCACCAAGTACGACGGCGTGACCGCCATGAAGTTCATCGGCCTGAAGAACTACACGAAGCTGCTGGGCAACAAGGAGTTCATCGAGTCGCTCTGGCATACGCTGTACTTCGCGATCGGCACGGTGCCGGTCGGGTGCTTCCTGGCGCTCTTCGTCGCGGTCGTGCTCAACCAGAAGATCCGCGGCAAGGTGATCTACCGCGCGTGCTTCTTTATTCCGTCCATCGTCTCCATGGTGGCGATTGCCGTCGTCTTTCAGCAGATGTTCAACAAGGATTACGGCGTCGTCAACCAGATCCTGGGCTTCTTCGGCGTGCCGGCGCAGGGCTTTTTTGCCTCCACCGCGCAGGCGATGCCGTGCGTCATCTTCGTCTCCGTCTGGAAGGGCATCGGCGTCACCATCGTCATCTTCCTGGCGGGTCTGACGGGCGTGGATCCGCAGCTGTACGAGGCGGCGGACATCGACGGCGCGGGCGCCGCGACGAAGTTTTTCCGCATCACCCTGCCCATGATGCGCGCGACGCTGACGTTCGTGCTCATCAACAATACGATTTCCTCGTTTCAGGCGTTCGATCAGATTTACATGCTGACCAGCGGCGGCCCGGCCAAGGCCACGCAGACGCTCAGCTACCTGATCTACGCGAACGCCTTTCAGTACTGGAAGCTGGGCTACGCCTCCGCGATCGCCTACATCATGTTCGCCATCATCCTGGTCATCAGCATCCTGCAGCTGCGCGTCAGCCGGGATGAGAAAAACTGA
- a CDS encoding cell wall hydrolase, with protein sequence MTDLELLARTIQCEAGGEGENGMKGVAGVIMNRVNITYGEYGRLVNTIRDAVYQTGQFNCARTTLGGRQNLQNIYNMRPEQIHYDIANWAIAGNRLAGLGFALWFFNPYSATCRPNFPSSVGAFTLRIGDHCFYSPTDAYAQT encoded by the coding sequence ATGACGGACCTGGAATTATTGGCGCGTACCATTCAGTGCGAGGCGGGCGGTGAGGGCGAAAACGGCATGAAGGGCGTCGCCGGCGTCATCATGAACCGCGTGAACATCACCTATGGGGAGTACGGCCGGCTCGTGAATACGATCCGCGACGCGGTCTATCAGACCGGACAGTTCAACTGCGCGCGCACGACGCTCGGGGGACGGCAGAATTTGCAGAACATCTACAACATGCGCCCGGAGCAGATTCACTACGACATCGCGAACTGGGCCATCGCGGGCAACCGGCTGGCGGGCCTGGGCTTCGCGCTGTGGTTTTTCAATCCATACTCCGCCACGTGCCGGCCGAACTTCCCGTCGAGCGTGGGCGCGTTTACGCTGCGCATCGGCGACCACTGCTTTTACAGCCCGACCGACGCCTATGCCCAGACCTGA
- a CDS encoding cation diffusion facilitator family transporter: protein MKQRTREQVAMHVSLVTLIQNVALSVFKLAAGLLSHSGAMVSDAVHSASDVMTTFVVMAGVKLANKASDKEHPYGHERLECVAAILLSVLLGLTGLGIGWAGVEKIRAGGSALAAPGGLALVAAVVSIVVKEAMYWYTRAAAKETGSGALMADAWHHRSDALSSVGSFIGILGARIGLPILDPVASVVICVFIVKAAVDIFRDAVSKMTDRSCDDATVQALRDIVLADEQVLRIDRLSTRIFGDKFYVELEIATDADLSLAQAHEIAEHVHDAVERAFAQVKHCMVHVNPAEEQP, encoded by the coding sequence ATGAAGCAGCGTACCCGCGAACAGGTAGCTATGCACGTGTCGCTCGTCACCCTGATCCAGAACGTCGCACTGAGCGTCTTCAAGCTGGCGGCCGGACTGCTTTCCCATTCGGGGGCGATGGTTTCGGACGCCGTGCACTCGGCGTCCGACGTGATGACCACCTTTGTGGTCATGGCGGGGGTCAAGCTTGCGAACAAGGCGTCCGACAAGGAGCATCCATACGGCCACGAACGGCTGGAATGTGTGGCGGCGATCCTTCTGTCGGTTCTTCTGGGGCTCACCGGCCTGGGCATTGGCTGGGCCGGGGTGGAGAAGATCAGGGCGGGCGGCTCCGCGCTTGCGGCGCCCGGCGGGCTGGCGCTTGTGGCCGCCGTCGTTTCCATCGTCGTGAAGGAGGCCATGTACTGGTATACCCGCGCCGCCGCCAAGGAAACGGGCTCCGGCGCGCTTATGGCCGACGCGTGGCACCATCGTTCCGACGCGCTTTCCTCCGTCGGCAGCTTCATTGGGATATTGGGCGCCCGCATAGGCCTGCCCATTCTCGACCCCGTCGCCAGCGTGGTGATTTGCGTCTTCATCGTCAAGGCCGCGGTGGATATTTTTCGGGATGCGGTTTCCAAGATGACGGACCGCTCCTGCGACGACGCGACCGTGCAGGCGCTGCGCGACATCGTGCTCGCCGACGAACAGGTGCTGCGCATCGACCGGCTGAGCACCCGTATCTTTGGAGACAAATTTTATGTGGAACTGGAAATCGCGACGGACGCCGATCTGTCCCTGGCCCAGGCCCACGAGATTGCCGAGCACGTTCATGACGCGGTGGAACGGGCATTCGCCCAGGTCAAGCACTGCATGGTGCATGTAAACCCCGCGGAAGAACAGCCGTGA
- a CDS encoding substrate-binding domain-containing protein has product MSMMDRKTTIRDVARHAGVSIATVSRYLNRSGYVEEETGRRIALAVRETGYTPSMAASSLKTRRGKIVLLVVPDICNPFYSSLAQHVQRLCGERGYAMALYNTNERPEEEEASIRLARQMYAGGILFASIDAKPRVTAALTESGIPVVGLNSYVESPFDAVHVARVGGTYLAARHLIDLGHRRIAFAGGLPGSVIGLNRRGGYERAMREAGLAAPEEAVFEMGFSQADGYKAGCYFSALAERPSAICCANDLIALGVMDALQERGLRIPQDVSVSGMDDIPYARTASPRLTTVTNDSAAFAREGVRMLFERIDGSYAGAARESEIAHELVVRASTGSPAFD; this is encoded by the coding sequence ATGAGCATGATGGACAGGAAGACCACGATTCGGGACGTCGCCCGCCATGCGGGCGTATCAATCGCTACCGTGTCCCGGTATTTGAACCGTTCGGGATACGTCGAGGAGGAAACGGGGCGGCGCATCGCGCTGGCGGTCCGGGAGACGGGCTATACGCCCAGCATGGCCGCCAGCAGCCTCAAGACGCGCCGCGGCAAAATCGTGCTGCTGGTCGTTCCCGACATCTGCAACCCCTTTTATTCGAGCCTGGCGCAGCACGTGCAGCGGCTCTGCGGGGAAAGGGGCTACGCCATGGCGCTGTACAACACAAACGAACGCCCGGAGGAGGAGGAAGCCTCGATCCGGCTCGCGCGGCAGATGTACGCCGGCGGGATTCTCTTTGCCTCCATCGACGCGAAGCCCCGCGTGACCGCCGCGCTGACGGAAAGCGGCATCCCGGTCGTGGGCCTCAACTCGTACGTGGAGAGCCCCTTTGACGCGGTGCACGTCGCGCGCGTCGGCGGAACCTACCTGGCGGCGCGCCACCTGATCGATCTGGGGCACCGGCGCATCGCCTTTGCGGGCGGCCTGCCCGGTTCGGTCATCGGCCTGAACCGGCGCGGCGGCTACGAGCGCGCGATGCGTGAGGCGGGGCTGGCCGCCCCGGAGGAGGCCGTCTTCGAGATGGGCTTTTCACAGGCGGACGGCTATAAGGCCGGGTGCTACTTTTCGGCGCTCGCGGAGCGCCCGAGCGCGATCTGCTGCGCAAACGACCTGATCGCCCTGGGCGTGATGGATGCGCTGCAGGAGCGCGGCCTTCGCATCCCGCAGGACGTGTCCGTCAGCGGGATGGACGACATCCCCTATGCGCGCACGGCGAGCCCGCGGCTTACGACGGTGACGAACGACAGCGCGGCGTTTGCGCGCGAGGGCGTGCGGATGCTCTTTGAGCGCATAGACGGCAGCTATGCGGGCGCGGCGCGCGAGTCGGAGATCGCGCACGAGCTGGTCGTGCGCGCCTCGACCGGCAGCCCCGCCTTTGACTAG
- a CDS encoding ABC transporter transmembrane domain-containing protein yields MEPTKYPKAAFILRFLKGQKRLFALALACSMLCIVLNALTPQIIKIAVDCVLGDAPLPQGLGFLSGLLKSGTGRALLAAAVLLGAVAAVSGLSNYVSRMSLAKGSENFIKGMRDALFAHIQRLPFEWHVRHQTGEIIQRCTSDVEVVRSFVVNQLIEVFRTVFLVGFSLCLMLSMNVKLSLIAIVFLPIIMAYSMIFYTRIARRFRTADEAEGELTSVVQENLTGVRVVRAFGRERYEVERFDEKNNNFSSLWIRLGRLLSYYWCIGDFITGLQIITVVCVGTYLAVQGEITLGTFLAFVSYNQTLVWPVRGLGRILSEMSKAGVSIERVQYILSAKKEEEPQTAVKAPLSGDIRFENVSFRYADGQDVLRDVSFTVPAGTTLGILGGTGSGKSTLMHLVDRLYDLPEGCGRITIGGVDVKDIRRDHLRKNVGLVLQEPFLFSRTVAENVKSAAPGAGDEAMHEAARIACVDEAIEGFPDGYKTVVGERGVTLSGGQKQRVAIARMLMQRAPIMIFDDSLSAVDAETDQRIRRRLRERLSDATVVLISHRITTLMQADRIVVLDGGRVSQMGTHEELIAQDGIYRRIYDIQMSADDRVLLEGAENPA; encoded by the coding sequence ATGGAACCTACCAAGTACCCCAAGGCCGCGTTCATCCTGCGCTTTTTGAAGGGGCAAAAGCGCCTGTTCGCGCTCGCGCTCGCCTGCTCGATGCTCTGCATCGTCCTAAACGCGCTGACCCCGCAGATCATCAAGATCGCGGTGGACTGCGTGCTGGGCGACGCACCCCTGCCGCAGGGCCTGGGCTTCCTGTCCGGGCTGCTGAAAAGCGGAACCGGCCGGGCGCTGTTGGCCGCCGCCGTGCTGCTGGGCGCGGTCGCGGCGGTCAGCGGGCTTTCCAACTACGTGAGCCGCATGTCGCTGGCCAAGGGCTCCGAAAACTTCATCAAGGGCATGCGCGACGCGCTCTTTGCCCACATCCAGCGCCTGCCCTTTGAATGGCACGTGCGCCATCAGACGGGCGAGATCATCCAGCGCTGCACCTCCGACGTGGAGGTCGTGCGTTCCTTCGTCGTGAACCAGCTCATCGAGGTGTTCCGAACGGTCTTCCTCGTCGGCTTCTCGCTGTGCCTGATGCTCTCCATGAACGTGAAGCTCTCGCTGATCGCGATCGTGTTCCTGCCCATCATCATGGCGTACTCGATGATCTTCTACACGCGCATCGCGCGCCGCTTCCGCACGGCGGACGAGGCGGAAGGCGAGCTGACGAGCGTGGTGCAGGAAAACCTGACGGGCGTGCGCGTGGTGCGCGCGTTCGGCCGCGAGCGCTACGAGGTGGAGCGCTTCGACGAGAAGAACAACAACTTCTCCTCGCTGTGGATCCGGCTCGGCCGCCTGCTCTCCTATTACTGGTGCATCGGGGACTTCATCACCGGGCTTCAGATCATCACGGTCGTGTGCGTGGGCACGTACCTGGCGGTGCAGGGCGAAATCACGCTGGGCACGTTCCTCGCCTTCGTCAGCTACAACCAGACGCTGGTCTGGCCGGTGCGCGGCCTGGGCCGCATCCTCTCGGAGATGAGCAAGGCGGGCGTCTCCATCGAGCGCGTGCAGTACATCCTCTCCGCCAAAAAGGAGGAGGAGCCGCAGACCGCCGTGAAAGCGCCGCTTTCCGGCGACATTCGCTTTGAAAACGTGAGCTTCCGCTACGCGGACGGGCAGGACGTGCTGCGGGACGTGTCCTTCACCGTGCCCGCGGGCACGACGCTGGGCATCCTGGGCGGCACGGGCAGCGGCAAGTCCACGCTGATGCACCTGGTCGACCGCCTGTACGACCTGCCCGAGGGCTGCGGGCGCATTACCATCGGCGGCGTAGACGTGAAGGACATCCGCCGCGACCACCTGCGCAAGAACGTCGGCCTGGTCCTGCAGGAGCCCTTCCTCTTCTCGCGCACGGTGGCGGAAAACGTCAAGTCCGCCGCGCCCGGCGCCGGGGACGAGGCCATGCACGAGGCCGCGCGCATCGCCTGCGTGGACGAGGCCATCGAGGGCTTCCCCGACGGCTACAAAACCGTGGTGGGCGAGCGCGGCGTGACGCTCTCCGGCGGGCAGAAGCAGCGCGTGGCCATCGCCCGCATGCTGATGCAGCGCGCCCCCATCATGATCTTCGACGACTCGCTCTCCGCCGTGGACGCGGAGACGGACCAGCGCATCCGCCGGCGCCTGCGCGAGCGCCTGTCCGACGCCACGGTGGTGCTGATCTCGCACCGCATCACCACGCTGATGCAGGCGGACCGCATCGTCGTGCTCGACGGCGGCCGCGTATCGCAGATGGGCACGCACGAGGAGCTGATCGCGCAGGACGGCATCTACCGGCGCATCTACGACATTCAGATGAGCGCGGACGACCGCGTGCTGCTCGAAGGGGCCGAGAACCCCGCCTAA
- a CDS encoding metalloregulator ArsR/SmtB family transcription factor produces the protein MNEAAALRLFKCLSDKSRLQILKSLAIEDMYVERLAERLGISAPTVSFHLKKLSDAGAVTAYKRQYYTMYSLNRNVFETRILDILQEESDEIGLQQQRDAEYRQKVIDAFFEYGKLKSIPAQQKKKRIVLEVLVQAFEQDRLYSEREVNLLLADFHDDFCTLRRDMVGEQLLNRSAKGYWRAKTDGSEKERW, from the coding sequence ATGAACGAGGCAGCGGCCCTCCGCCTGTTCAAGTGCCTGTCCGACAAATCGCGGCTGCAGATTTTAAAATCGCTCGCGATCGAGGACATGTACGTGGAACGACTGGCGGAGCGATTGGGCATTTCGGCCCCCACGGTGTCGTTCCATCTGAAAAAGCTCTCCGACGCCGGGGCCGTAACCGCGTATAAGCGCCAGTACTATACGATGTATTCGCTGAACAGGAACGTGTTTGAAACGCGCATCCTGGATATTTTGCAGGAGGAATCCGACGAGATCGGGTTGCAGCAGCAGCGGGACGCCGAATACAGGCAAAAGGTGATCGACGCGTTCTTCGAGTACGGAAAGCTGAAGTCGATCCCCGCCCAGCAGAAAAAGAAGCGCATCGTCTTGGAAGTGCTCGTACAGGCGTTTGAGCAGGACAGGCTCTACTCGGAGCGGGAGGTAAACCTCCTCCTCGCCGACTTTCACGACGACTTCTGCACCCTGCGCCGGGACATGGTAGGAGAACAGCTTTTAAACCGCAGCGCCAAAGGATATTGGCGCGCCAAAACAGACGGATCGGAGAAAGAAAGATGGTAA